The following are encoded together in the Anoplopoma fimbria isolate UVic2021 breed Golden Eagle Sablefish chromosome 13, Afim_UVic_2022, whole genome shotgun sequence genome:
- the LOC129100660 gene encoding group 3 secretory phospholipase A2-like, with translation MLSRGQHVIASGHSCLRSSPAEHGQTRVTFLREDAAGARSLYVSLWSEDAGQVTCEINTDPNVTDIYRSLCDRRGTQGKEVTQRFNTSMLLSPDSPCALVSSNVPKFTKRTRRDGTEVKVRRKRAWIFPGTLWCGTGSRAAGYEQLGMFESADRCCREHDHCLHVILSFTKNYGVFNSNFFTVSHCDCDQRFRQCLHGVNDSISSMVGYSFFNILRVPCFEFKQRRQCTVWNWWGMCKANKKAPYAVFRGPLPYSDVTSNNGDSTDSNMVATGKGKNVTESLVINPHKKSLRNERRCNSRDPPIGDTFYLRRTKGKGYNQLLCGSLKRLDECKYHIPPLEKKYDLQNVESKTAYHCDCTSR, from the exons ATGTTATCCAGAGGACAGCATGTGATCGCTTCAGGTCACTCCTGTCTCAGATCGAGTCCCGCAGAACACGGACAGACACGCGTCACGTTTCTGCGAGAAGACGCGGCCGGTGCGCGCTCCCTGTACGTCAGCCTGTGGTCCGAGGACGCGGGACAGGTAACATGCGAGATAAACACCGATCCAAACGTCACGGACATATATAGAAGTCTTTGCGACCGGAGAGGCACCCAGGGGAAGGAAGTTACCCAGAGGTTTAATACCAGCATGCTGCTGTCTCCGGATTCTCCATGCGCGCTCGTCTCCTCCAATGTGCCAAAGTTTACCAAGCGCACGAGAAGAGATGGGACAGAAGTAAAGGTTCGGAGGAAGCGGGCCTGGATCTTCCCGGGGACGCTGTGGTGCGGCACTGGCAGCAGAGCGGCCGGATACGAACAGTTAG GGATGTTTGAGAGTGCAGATAGATGTTGCCGAGAGCACGACCACTGCCTGCATGTCATCCTGTCATTCACGAAGAATTATGGAGTCTTCAACTCTAACTTCTTTACCGTCTCACACTGTGACTGTGACCAAAG GTTTCGACAGTGCCTTCACGGTGTAAATGATTCCATTTCCAGCATGGTGGGCTACAGCTTCTTCAACATCTTGCGGGTTCCCTGCTTTGAGTTTAAACAGCGGAGGCAATGCACTGTGTGGAACTGGTGGGGAAT GTGTAAAGCAAACAAAAAGGCTCCCTATGCTGTCTTCAGAGGCCCCCTCCCTTACTCTGATGTTACAAGCAATAATGGGGACAGCACTGACAGCAACATGGTAGCAACTGGCAAGGGGAAGAATGTAACCGAAAGCTTAGTGATCAACCCACACAAAAAGTCACTCAGAAATGAACGTAGATGTAACTCCAGAGACCCACCCATAGGAGACACTTTCTACCTCAGAAGGACAAAGGGGAAAGGAT ACAATCAACTCCTGTGTGGAAGCCTCAAACGTCTGGATGAATGTAAATACCACATCCCTCCTTTGGAGAAGAAGTATGATCTGCAGAACGTGGAGTCAAAGACTGCATACCACTGTGATTGCACCAGCCGGTAA